Proteins from a single region of Catalinimonas alkaloidigena:
- a CDS encoding RagB/SusD family nutrient uptake outer membrane protein: AINAVRSRVNMPDLPLGLSQEEMRERIRHERRVELAFEGLRYYDLKRWRIADEVLNGVEDGVLFYTFEERFYQWPLPQAEIDKSQGELDQNPDYQ, encoded by the coding sequence ATGCCATCAACGCTGTCAGAAGCAGAGTAAATATGCCTGATCTCCCTCTGGGATTAAGTCAAGAAGAAATGAGAGAAAGAATTAGGCATGAACGTAGGGTAGAATTGGCATTTGAGGGACTACGCTACTATGACTTGAAACGTTGGAGAATTGCCGATGAGGTGCTGAATGGGGTGGAAGATGGGGTGCTCTTCTATACCTTTGAAGAAAGATTTTATCAATGGCCCCTACCTCAAGCCGAAATAGATAAAAGTCAGGGAGAATTAGACCAGAACCCTGATTATCAGTAA
- a CDS encoding tyrosine-type recombinase/integrase, with product MEGLKEKRVVLPSIEQPKDLPVILSKEEMRRLLLAPNLMRHRLIIGMLYSCGLRCFELCGLHIKDVDFDRLAVHVRRGKGRKDRYLPLSKHLARGLQIYLKNENPHQWLFNGKEEDGQKMPLSQKGIWWVVSHARKKAGLAKEVTTHMLRHTYATHLLEDGLDILSIKELLGHAHIETTLIYLHVSQMGRRKPFSPMDTLYPDK from the coding sequence ATGGAAGGTCTCAAAGAAAAGCGTGTTGTACTTCCTTCCATTGAACAACCTAAAGATTTACCGGTCATCCTGAGTAAGGAGGAGATGCGAAGGTTGCTACTGGCACCCAACCTGATGCGCCACCGGCTCATCATCGGTATGCTTTACAGTTGTGGGCTACGCTGCTTTGAGCTTTGTGGACTCCATATCAAAGATGTAGACTTTGATCGGCTGGCAGTACATGTCAGACGTGGGAAAGGGCGCAAGGATCGCTACCTGCCTTTGAGTAAGCACCTGGCCAGAGGACTGCAGATTTATCTCAAAAATGAGAATCCTCATCAGTGGCTCTTCAACGGTAAAGAAGAAGACGGTCAGAAAATGCCCCTTTCCCAGAAAGGAATATGGTGGGTAGTAAGCCATGCCCGTAAAAAAGCTGGATTGGCAAAAGAAGTCACCACCCATATGCTTCGGCATACTTATGCCACACACCTACTTGAAGACGGATTAGACATCCTGAGCATCAAAGAACTACTGGGACATGCACACATAGAGACGACATTGATATACCTGCACGTCTCTCAAATGGGAAGGCGAAAGCCATTCAGTCCTATGGATACGCTTTATCCGGATAAGTAG
- a CDS encoding type II toxin-antitoxin system RelE/ParE family toxin produces the protein MVKVIWAERAIDDLTSIAEYSSRYSEKYASSIVSKLFNKVNILKKMPKIGRIVPEKNDENVRELIEGNYRIIYEIRGEERIEVLMVHHSSRPLENV, from the coding sequence ATGGTTAAAGTAATATGGGCAGAACGAGCCATAGATGATTTGACTAGTATAGCAGAATACAGTAGCAGATATTCGGAAAAATACGCTTCCTCTATTGTCTCCAAACTCTTCAACAAAGTAAATATCTTGAAGAAAATGCCTAAGATTGGTAGGATAGTGCCTGAAAAGAATGATGAAAATGTCAGGGAATTGATAGAGGGCAATTACAGAATCATCTATGAGATCAGAGGAGAAGAGAGGATAGAAGTACTAATGGTGCATCATTCGTCCAGACCGTTAGAAAATGTTTGA
- a CDS encoding glycoside hydrolase family 95 protein: protein MYFSRSFSYTYLFLIYSLLACQPTPENQISKASTGLSPLRLWYDEPAEDWMLEALPIGNGYMGAMFFGDPDEERIQFTEESLWAGGPGSHKDYHFGIREGAAQYLPEVRALLKEGKMEEAHQLANQEMTGEIHKKEDSEQAFGDFGSQQTMGDLFIRVDNEGEVKNYFRELDLNKGVGKVSFQAGDVQHERVFFGNYPKRVMVYHFSNTHAEGQTYHIRYETPHHKINDKFVEHTYSFEGEVKDNGMRFATSYHVISPEGEVKFSAGEIIVNKAKSLTIIHTAATDYLPDFPTYKGNNYQIQNANVLETVEGLDFEALSREHLSDYQPLFHSVKLKLGDISYDSLPTDERQIAYAEGNDDTGLEVLYFQYGRYLMISGSRPGTMPLNLQGKWNNSTNPPWANDYHFDINEQMLYWPAEVTNLSECHKPLLDYIETLVEPGQLAAKEHFGTRGWVVNTMNNPFGFTAPGWDFPWGFYPGGAAWLCQHLWEHYAFTQDTTYLQEQAFPIMKEAALFWIDYLTEDEDGYLVSSPSYSPEHGGISTGASMDHQMAWDLLNNCVLACEVLGIESDFKNQVEVIRDQILSPQIGHWGQLQEWKEDIDDPQNHHRHVSHLFALHPGKQITVKETPGLAEAAKISLNARGDEGTGWSLAWKVSFWARLKDGDRAYKLLKKVLTPVTDKGYNMSDGGGSYRNLLCAHPPFQLDGNMGSTAGIAEMLIQSHTNEIELLPALPSAWKEGSVSGLKARGDFEIRMEWKNQQLVNGKLISNKGGKCNLRYKGQEIEIDTEKNKIYLFEEIFNL from the coding sequence ATGTATTTTTCCAGATCATTTTCTTATACATACCTATTTCTTATCTACAGCTTACTGGCCTGTCAACCCACTCCCGAAAACCAAATCTCCAAGGCTTCAACAGGTCTTTCGCCTCTCAGACTATGGTATGATGAACCTGCTGAGGACTGGATGCTGGAGGCACTACCAATTGGTAATGGTTATATGGGTGCCATGTTTTTTGGTGATCCTGATGAAGAACGCATACAGTTTACCGAGGAATCGCTTTGGGCAGGAGGACCCGGCTCTCATAAGGACTACCACTTTGGCATCCGTGAAGGAGCAGCACAGTATCTTCCTGAAGTGAGAGCTTTGTTAAAAGAGGGTAAAATGGAGGAAGCCCATCAGTTAGCTAATCAGGAGATGACCGGAGAAATTCATAAAAAAGAAGATTCTGAGCAAGCTTTTGGTGATTTTGGCTCACAGCAAACTATGGGTGATCTTTTCATCAGAGTTGATAATGAAGGTGAGGTGAAAAACTACTTTCGTGAACTTGATTTAAATAAAGGAGTAGGAAAAGTCAGTTTCCAGGCTGGAGACGTACAACATGAGCGTGTCTTCTTTGGTAACTATCCTAAAAGAGTCATGGTTTATCATTTCTCTAATACGCATGCTGAAGGTCAAACGTATCACATTCGTTATGAAACGCCTCACCATAAAATCAACGACAAATTTGTTGAGCATACCTATTCATTTGAAGGGGAGGTCAAAGACAACGGGATGCGCTTTGCCACAAGTTATCATGTCATAAGTCCTGAAGGAGAAGTAAAATTTAGTGCTGGAGAAATTATTGTCAACAAAGCTAAATCCCTGACCATTATCCATACAGCAGCCACTGATTACCTTCCTGATTTTCCCACTTATAAAGGAAATAACTATCAGATTCAGAATGCTAACGTTCTTGAAACCGTTGAAGGTTTAGATTTTGAGGCACTATCAAGAGAACATTTGTCTGATTATCAGCCCCTGTTCCATTCGGTTAAGCTAAAGCTGGGTGACATATCTTATGATAGCCTTCCTACAGATGAAAGACAAATCGCTTATGCTGAAGGGAATGATGATACCGGATTAGAGGTTCTATATTTCCAGTACGGAAGATATCTCATGATTTCAGGATCACGCCCGGGCACTATGCCCCTCAATCTTCAGGGTAAGTGGAACAACAGCACTAATCCTCCCTGGGCCAATGATTACCATTTTGATATCAATGAGCAAATGCTGTACTGGCCAGCGGAAGTCACCAATTTATCTGAATGTCATAAACCCCTGCTTGATTATATAGAGACACTAGTGGAACCAGGTCAACTGGCTGCTAAAGAACATTTTGGGACCAGAGGCTGGGTTGTTAATACCATGAACAATCCTTTTGGATTTACTGCACCCGGCTGGGATTTTCCCTGGGGTTTTTATCCTGGTGGTGCGGCATGGCTCTGTCAGCATTTGTGGGAACACTATGCATTTACACAGGATACCACTTATCTGCAAGAGCAGGCATTTCCCATTATGAAAGAAGCAGCACTGTTCTGGATAGATTATCTGACAGAAGATGAAGATGGATATCTGGTTTCAAGTCCATCCTATTCTCCTGAGCATGGAGGCATCTCTACCGGAGCTTCTATGGATCATCAAATGGCCTGGGATCTTCTGAATAACTGTGTGCTCGCCTGTGAAGTTTTAGGTATTGAAAGCGATTTTAAGAATCAAGTAGAAGTTATACGTGATCAAATTCTATCTCCGCAGATAGGACACTGGGGGCAATTGCAGGAATGGAAAGAGGATATAGATGATCCCCAAAATCATCATAGGCATGTATCTCACCTGTTTGCTCTCCATCCGGGAAAACAAATTACAGTAAAAGAAACTCCTGGTTTGGCTGAAGCAGCAAAAATAAGCCTCAATGCTCGTGGCGATGAAGGAACAGGTTGGTCACTAGCTTGGAAAGTATCTTTTTGGGCTAGACTTAAGGATGGGGACAGAGCTTACAAACTCCTGAAGAAAGTACTTACCCCGGTTACTGATAAAGGCTACAATATGAGCGACGGTGGTGGTTCTTACAGAAATCTGTTATGTGCTCACCCTCCTTTTCAGCTTGATGGCAATATGGGCAGCACCGCAGGTATAGCTGAAATGTTGATCCAATCACATACCAATGAGATTGAACTTTTACCAGCTTTACCTTCAGCATGGAAAGAGGGCAGCGTTTCAGGACTTAAAGCCAGAGGGGATTTTGAAATACGGATGGAATGGAAAAACCAACAATTGGTCAATGGCAAGCTTATATCTAATAAAGGTGGTAAATGTAATCTCAGATACAAGGGGCAAGAAATAGAGATTGACACTGAAAAGAATAAAATTTATCTATTTGAAGAAATTTTTAATTTGTAA
- a CDS encoding gliding motility-associated C-terminal domain-containing protein translates to MPNHHRIQNMRLQIYKRWGKLLYSGQDAEAQWDGRIAHKDLAPSGTYYWTLSYLCQQGEQLIPQKSSSWVSLVNEAQ, encoded by the coding sequence ATGCCAAACCACCATCGTATTCAAAACATGCGCTTACAAATCTATAAGCGCTGGGGAAAACTACTGTATAGCGGACAGGATGCAGAAGCTCAATGGGATGGCCGTATTGCACACAAAGATCTGGCTCCATCTGGTACTTACTATTGGACACTAAGCTACTTATGTCAACAAGGAGAACAACTCATTCCTCAAAAAAGCAGTAGTTGGGTTAGCTTAGTCAATGAAGCACAATAA
- a CDS encoding recombinase family protein: MLIGYARVSTVDQNLNLQKDALQKAGCERIFEDTISGARAERPGLDKLREQLRAGDTLVVWRLDRLGRTLRNLIEWVTWLESEGVSFKSLQESIDTTTSGGKLIFHMFGALAEFERNLIRERTQAGLLSARARGRMGGRPPALDKKKQKLLIKLYHDKDHSIAEILEMFHISKSTLYKIVRENPPPKKTS; this comes from the coding sequence ATGCTTATTGGATATGCTAGAGTCTCTACCGTTGACCAGAACCTCAACCTACAAAAAGATGCTTTACAAAAAGCGGGATGCGAACGCATCTTTGAAGATACTATTTCCGGTGCCAGAGCCGAGCGGCCAGGTCTTGACAAACTTCGGGAGCAGCTCAGAGCTGGAGATACTTTGGTGGTTTGGAGACTGGATCGTTTAGGTAGGACCTTGAGGAATTTGATTGAGTGGGTCACCTGGTTAGAGAGTGAAGGTGTTTCTTTTAAGAGTCTACAGGAATCTATTGATACTACAACCTCAGGAGGAAAGCTTATCTTCCACATGTTCGGAGCTCTTGCAGAATTTGAACGTAACTTGATCAGGGAAAGGACTCAAGCTGGCTTATTGTCTGCAAGAGCTCGGGGTAGAATGGGTGGGCGCCCTCCTGCCTTGGATAAAAAAAAGCAGAAGCTACTCATCAAACTCTACCATGATAAAGATCATAGCATTGCAGAAATTCTGGAGATGTTCCATATCTCTAAATCTACGCTTTACAAGATCGTGCGTGAGAATCCTCCTCCAAAGAAAACTTCATGA